TACCACAGTGAAATAAATATCTGGCAAAGCTGGGAATTTACCCGTAATCATTTTTGTAATTAAACTCGCTGATATACCTTCTATATCATTGCTAAGTAATGGTCCAAAAACCATTCCAGGATGAATAGTAGTCATTGAAAATGACTCGTCGGTTTGGTTGTCAACAAAATCCCAAGCAGCTTTTTCAGCTATTGTCTTGCTTTTTATATATGCCCCTACATCCTTTGAGGTATCAGTCCAATCATTAGCATTGCAGTAACTCTTGTTATGTCCGTAAGCTATTGCACCCATTGATGAAGTTAGGACTACCTTTTTAATTTTTGATTTGTGCGCAGCTTTTAATGCCCTTAATGTTCCTTCTAATGCAGGGGTAATTAGTTCATTTTCATGCTTTGGTTCTTCGACAAAGCATGGAGAAGCTATATGAAAAAGATAATCACAATCAGAGGCCGCATCGTCCCAGCCTTCATCATTAAGTAAATCCAATTTACAAAATTCAAGATTGTTATTGTTAAATTCTATCCCTAATGATTTTCTTACTTCATTCTCACGCTTTAGATCTCTTAAAGATCCTTTTACTTCATATCCATTATTTAATAATTCTAAAATGCAATGCAGAGCAATATACCCTGAAGCACCAGTTACTAGAACTTTTCTTTGATTAACAGTCATTGGATAATATTATCAGTAAAATAAACAGCCTGTTCTTTTTTTGTGATTGAAGCTATTCATTTACAAGTCAAGTAGAAACTTTGTACCAGTTTTATTTATAAAGAAGTTATCACACTAGCTCCACTGGCGAGGAGACAATGGCTGTATACCTTCAAAGGTATTATTCAATACGCTGATTCTCATGGAAGTGAGCTTACTCAAGAACAGATTATTGGAGGAGATATTTATAGAGACCTTATCCAGCAAGTAGAAAACTTAATTGAAGGAGAAGATTATGAAGGGCAAACCTACAACGCCTATAAAAGCCGTGATCCTAATTACGAAACTATTTACAAAAAACGTTTGCAACAAATACGAGAAGATTTTCCTATACCTGATCAATTCAAAGAGTCCTTCATATGAATACATAATGCCAAACCTTATTCCCTCTTTGTTGTAGGACTTAAAAAGAAAGTCATTATGGAAGAGTTAATACATTATTTGGTAGATAACAGAAGAATGCCAAGCGAGGTAGGAAGCAACTGAAGAACAAATTGAGAGCATAATTATTCCTGTAATGAAAAACATTGCTCAGTAATTCGCTGGTTATATTAATGAACTTCAATGTCCTCCTGAATTTATTGCATTCATGCTTAAGGATGTTGCAGATGCATTTGAGAACCCAGCGCCCGAAGGCAAAAGTAGTTGTGATTGTTGTTAATTAATTAACTTCTCTTCAACACAAAACTCTTACTTGCAAATGTTTTAGAAGTAATTTCCATACAAATCTATTAAGGACAGCTAATTATCTAATGACTAATTCAGTTGAATCAATTGTTATCTCTTTAGGGAATGAACCTGCAGAGGTCCTTGGTTTCAAAACAGAAGAACAAATAGAAACAGCCTTAATCCCCTTAATGGCAGAAGTTTTAACAATGAAACCCTTACTGTTAAATAAACCAATTCACGAAGAATAAGACGAAACTAAACACTTTATAAATTATCCAAGGTCCTGATATAGACACAAAGAGTATTAACTCCAATTTCAAGATCAAGATTACCAGCTATTGAATAAGTAATAGATAAGTTCTTACACGAATGAATGCTGATAATGAGCTAAAAGACATATTGCACATGGCAGTAAAGAATGCAGTTTCAAGAATGAAAATCTTAAGAAGTCCTGCTGATCGTCGCTGTTTATTCCATGAATACAAGGAATGGCTAGGAGAAAGTATTGATGATGAAGTTTTAGCAATTCCCACAGAGATAATTCAAAACGAACTAGATAAATAAAGTCAACTCAAAAGGAGGCAACAATACTGTAGGGTCAAGTCGTAAGAAGATAAGGCTTTTAATTTGACAATAAAAAATAAAAGCAAGGGAATAGTTCCATGGGATTATCAAATTGGAGATGAGAATTATCAAATAGAGCCTTGGATACTCAAGAAAGGGAAAGAATATGTAACTATTGAGAAAGACAAAAACAATAAAGGGTTTTTCCAGCTTCAAAAGGATGAAGAGAAACGTCTATCTCTTAACGCTTCGCAAGCTAAATTGACATATCATCAACTGATTGAGTTTGGATATAAGCTACGAAAACCTAAGATTGAAATTACAAGTAAAGATTAATATTACTAATTCAACGTAAAGGTATCTTTTGAGATATTAATTTCAAGATTACTTGGTAGGGTCGATTTCAAAATCATGTTCATCTATTTCGAATAGCTTATAAAAATGACAGAAGACTGGAATACGACTGATGAGCTAAAGAAAGACATTATTACAGCCGTTTATAAGGACATAAATGATCAAATAGAAGAAATGGTTCAGGATCTTGGTTGTCCTCGAAGTTTTGCTGCTGGATTATTGAAATCTATTGCAGACAACTTTAAAGACGGAACGACAGTCGGCAAGCCTGAATCCTCATATTCTTCTCGTCATGCTTCAACACCAGAGCATGAGAGAGGTGCACAAGAAATAGTAATCAAGAATGAGAGAGAAGTTAGGAAAGCCTCCTCTGATTTAGTGAAAGATTTCAATAAAAAGATTGAGGTTATTGAAAACAACGATACACAAAGTTCTTTATATTCCTCTCGACATCTCTCAACTCAAAACGAAGAAAAAGGAGCTGAAGCAATCGTTATTAAGAACGAAGAAAAAATTAGGGAAGAGATGAAAAAGGAGAAATCGTAAAAAAGAAATAGCAATAGTGAAATAGCTCTATTTTCTAATGATGTTTTTACTTTGTAATGCTATGCAGCTTCAGTAACTCTTGATTCGTTGCGCTTTTGGTCTAAATAAATTACAGAGTTAGCGACAGGAAATAATTTCTTTTCTAAGTGAGCTATTGCAATTCTTTTTGTTTCTGTCATTTCTTCTGTATAGAACTTCAAAGGCTGAGAAACATACTGAATGTCTCCACTCATTAAAAAATCACGAAACATCTCTGTTTTATATAAGCGTATTAATAATCAAAGGATAAGATCTTGTTATGAGAACAAAGATGTCCCCTAGAAGAGCTTGTCTTACGGCAGCAATTATGTCTGTACCTCCGACTCTTCTATTCGTTATTACTTCAGGACGATTTTCTGCTTATGTAGTTCTGATTGTATCCATACTCATTAATTGGCCTCTAATAAGATGGCTTGATGATCGCCAGTGGTATAGAGAGTGGAAAAGGGAAGAATAATGAGATCTTTTAACCCATAGACCAACGTCTGACAGTAGTAGGACTAACGCCGTAAACATCTGCGATCTTCTTCCAGCTCCACCCATAAGAACGAAATCGATTGATCCTTGTCCGTTTGATTTCTAAATTTAAAATAAATATTTATATTTTTTCTATACATTATAGTTTTAGTTCTTCAGTTCTTAGTCAGACTTGAAAAAGGCAATACATTTGAGAGCTTTTTAAGCATTCCATGGATTTGAAGGATCTTTCGCAAGAAGAAGGTTTTTCTTTAATAGAACTAGTAGTTGTAGTGTCAGTGCTTGCGGTCTTAGCATCCATTGGTATTCCCACCTTTAATTGTTTTCAGCGTCAAGCAAAGGCTACTGCTGCTTTGGCAGCCATGAAACAAATTCAAACTGAATGTTTAATCACTAAATTAAGCGAGAAAAACTCATATGAATTTATTCAAAGCAATTTAAATTCTTACCAGATTCAATCAGATGGATCAAATAGCTGTGATGGAGAATCAGGCACTGGATTGATTAGTGCAATACCTACTGATACGAATCTATTGCCTACTTTTGTATTGGCATTAAGCAGTAATGAATTAAGTTATAGCTTTAAAGGTCAGACAGGGACTGACTTGACAGATTGCTTCGCGTTGATATGTAGTAATGCAGCTCCAAACCCAGATCCAGATCCAGATCCAGACCCAGATCCCGACCCAGATCCAGACCCAGATCCCGACCCAGATCCAGACCCAGACCCAGACCCAGACCCAGACCCAGATCCAGACCCAGACCCAGATCCAGATCCCGATCCCGATCCCGATCCAGATCCAGATCCCGATCCAGATCCAGACCCAGGGGGCGGCCTACCACCAGGGACTCAGGTGAGATATAGGAATATCTACGGAAATAACGGATTAGCTGATGATGGTGGTGAGATGTGGAATGGGGGCTATGATAATTTGCCAACCGGATGCAGGATGCTTTTGCCAGACTCAACCACCTGGGAGGCTTGTCCGGATGGGTGTGAGCGCACGCCTGGTGGAAATGGGGAGGGTACTTGTCCCTAAGGGAATCTCTAGAGTTAAGACTAAATAGGCGTTTAATAGGACCCTTTTTATGGACTGTGTTTACAGGTCCTGAAGCAATCCCTGTAGTTAGTGAAGAATTAGTTAATTAGAGGCATGATGGGTATATGAATGAAGGGATTGTCTACGTACTAACCAACCCAGCTATGCCTGGCGTGGTGAAGATTGGCAGAACAGGTAGAGAGATAGGTGCTCGTTTATCGGACTTATATACAACAGGAGTTCCTCTTCCTTTTGAGTGTGAATATGCAGCAAGAGTTAAAGATCAGAACGAAGTTGAATCAGCTTTTCATTTAGCTTTTGGACCATATCGAGTTAATCCAAGAAGAGAGTTTTTCAACATAGAACCAGAACAAGCAATCACTTTGCTTAGATTGATGGCATTAGAAGATGTCACCCCAGAAGTTCAACAAGAAGCTGAAAGTGTTGATATAAATGCCAAAACATCCACAGAGAAATTTAAAAGAACTAGACGAAAGCAGATGAATCTCTGGACGATGGGGTTAATGGGAGAAGAGATCGTTTTTAGAGATGGAGTCACGAAAGCAAAGATTGCTTATGACGGTTGGATAGAACCAGAGGGGTATAAAGCTGAAGATGGAGAAATTTCTTTAACTAGATACACAAAGGAATTACTTGGAGTTCCTAGAGACGTAAGACCAGCACCCTATTGGACATATAAGGGTGAACGTCTAAGTGATATCTATGAGCAATGGGCTAATGCTGGTTTCCCCGATAGGTCTGGACAAAAACCTCAGAAAATCAATTAAAAAATGGCAATTATTAAAACAATTGGATTTGATACTCTTCAGCAAGGTGGACCGGATTCTTTCTACGACGCTGAAGATACACTTTTAGGTGTTTGCGACAGTATTTGTCTTTCAGATTCAGGTCCAATAAATGAATTAATAACACCAGTAAAAAAAAACACAGGACAACCAAAACAAGGAACTTGAACGGCAAAAACAGACAACCTTTCACTTGATTAATTAATCTTCCTTCTTTCTAATCATGACATTCCTCAAAGTCCTCAAGGTACTTTCTAGCCAAATCTTTTGAGGGTATGTTCGCACCTCGAAAATTTTCTAGCGTCACCCTTTTAAAACTATGGACAACTTAACTAATTTGATTTCGTATAAGGCAATTTAAGCAGTGATAGAGAGCCTTTAAGCAATCTCACTTTGGACACCCTAGTCAACTAAATGGTTTTTGATTATGTCTATTTTATCTTTTACAGAAGCGAGCAAAAAGTTAGGTTTTAAATCTAGAAGTTCCCTTTATTCGTTAAAAAAACGCGGATTATTAGATCAATATCTTTGTGAAATTAGAGGTATCGATCATCTTTGCTGGAAGCCTGTTGGCGAGCCTCGACTACCTGAATATCTATCATCAATTGTTCAATGGAAAGTAAATGGAGCTTTGATTGCTAATTGTTATTCCGAATCAGATCGCATGGGTAAACGCCGTTGGACTATCGATCTCAAGTGATTTCCTGAAACGATAGACGTTTATTTTCTGAATTAAATCTAATACTTATAATGGTTTCATGGCTTAAATTAATCCGTGTAGTAATTACTTGAGATGCCTTGATGTAAATAAGAAACAAGATTGTGTTTCATTTCTTCTAGACTGTCTTTAGGTATAGGAGCGAAAATGAAATACATATTTTTCAAGTCTGAGACAGTATATGTTCATGTCATCTGCTGATTCTATTTTCTTTAAGAGTCGAGCGGAATGTTTTAGTAATAGTAAGCTACATGCCTTAGACCAATATTGGAGTATAAACAACTCACACCCTATGCATAAGCAAATGCATGAAATAATTGAAACCATTTTAAATGCTAGAGGTGAGAAGACTATCAAGCAGTCAAGATTAGATCTAGTTAGGAATTTTGAAAGATCTTTATCAATCTCGACTCCTATGGGGCGCTTGAGTGCAAATATAATTTCTTTTATTTCAAGTTTAGTTATGTCTAAGGTTCATCTAACTAATTTATGAATATCGAAAATGAGTAGACTATATAAATCTTTAATTGAAGCCAGAAATCAATGGGAGAGGGATATAAAAATGTACAAGGATTTTCTTAAAGGAGAGTCTAAAACCTTTGAAGGTAGATACGGTGCGGAAGAATATATTTCAATGGCTGAGAATAGATTGAATGATATCAACCTAAAATTAAAGGAAATAGAGAAAGAAAATCTACCTGACCAGATCAAAGATGAGAAGCCCAGCAGTCAGGGCAACAAATAAAAGGCGGCGCATAAAATAAACGAGCCCTGCGACTTCGACTTGGTTATTTTATGCCACAACTGAAAAATAAGTTCTTAAGGAAAATTGTTTGGTTTATCTATGGGCTTTGTGGCTCTATAACCTTAATAACACTAGCCAGTTCTCAGTACTATCAAGTTTGCAAAAACAACATTAATATCTTTCTTTCTTTTGCTCTATTTTTAAGTGTTTTTTGTGTTGTTCATTGGTTGGCCTTGAAAATATCTCAATCTATTGGTTTAAGAGATAAAAAAATAACATTCCTTAGAGATAGATCACTTTATTGGCTATCTTTTTTTCTTATACTTCAATTTAGAGCTAATAGCATATGTTCGACATTCAGATAAAAAACATTAGTTAATAACTATGAAACGCTTTACTACTCGCCATGACTGCTGTGTTTCTCAATATTTGATGACACATATACAAATCAAATCTAGATTGACTAGATGGATAAAAGTTTAAAGCTAAAACTCTTAAGGAATATCTTTGCTAAGGAAAGTCAGGAAGGTTTTTCTTTGATAGAACTAGTAGTTGTAGTGTCAGTGCTTGCGGTCTTAGCATCCATTGGTATTCCCACTTTTAACTGTTTCCAGCGAAAAGCTCAAGCAACTACTGCTTTAGCAGCTATGAAACAAATTCAAACTGAATGTCAAATTAATAAATCTAATACGGGTAACACAGATACATTTACTTCAAGTAATTTAAATTCTTATCAAATTCAATCAGATGGATCTAACAGTTGCAGTTGAGCCTCAGAGACTGGATTGATTAGCGCAATACCTATCGACACAAATATATTACCTACTTTTATATTGGCGTCTAATAGAAATGAATTAACTTATAGCTTTAAAGGTCAGGAGGGAAATGATCTGTCTAATGGTTTGCAATTGGTTTGTTCTGTTGCGAATGGATATAGAGGAGGCAATGCATTCAAAGAAAGTATAGAAAAAAATTCTTTTGTCCGGAAAGATACTTATATTGAAAGAGGTTGTTCTGCTTATGTATTGGTAGATGGACCTGACTGGAGTGATGCTAATGCCAATGCGAAAGCTTTGGGCGGAAATTTAGTAACTGTCAATGATGAAAGAGAAAGCAGTTGGTTGGGTGATGAGTTTTCTAAAGCAAAATATCAATATTCTGATGATAATCATTCATGGGCCCCACAAGAACACACAATTAGCCATTTCTGGACAGGAGCTAAACGAAGTTCAAATGGTAGTTGGGAGTGGACAAGTGGAGATTCCTTTGACAATTCTCTCTCTAATCTTGAACTAAACAACAATGCTCAGACTCATGACAGATTATTAGCAATATTTAATAACCCAAATCATTCTAATCCCAATATTTATCTAGATGACATGTTTGGAACTCCTTTAGAAGGCAGTTATCAAGGGATGGCCGAGATTTCTTTATGTAATAACTAGGTTCTTTCTGGGGCTGCCTGAATGGGGCATCTGAAAGTCGCAAGTTGTAGCTAGCGTTAGCCCAAATAGTTATGGAATAGGGTTAATTAGCAGTCATACCAATGGATTACACGTCAACAGCTGGTTAATTTGTCAATAGTGGTTATTTATAACCCCGTTAACTTTCCATTGAAGAATTGAACCTAGATAATCCTTTAATTTTGGCTTTCCTGCGGGCTTCATTACTAAATGCCAGCGTCCTTGAATCTCTACTAAATAATCTTCTAGCTGACCTTCTTTTCTCAATTTATATAGTGTGCTCGGCGATGAATAACCCAGCATTTGTGATGCTTCGGCAAAAGTTGCAATAGTCATAAGTGAAAACCATTTAGTTGACTAGTTAACTCCACAATCAAGGAGATTCCACTGCCTCCTCACGTACAAAGAGCACTCGTTATTAGGAGCAATGGATCCACATGGAAAGTTGCTGCCGAATCCGTTGGAATGGATTATCGAACACTTAGAAAATATGTACGAGATCATCCTGACGCGAATGAGTTCCTAGAACGACAAACGCAAGACGCATTAGATCAAAGCCATAGCAAACTTATTGCTGCAGCGCCTAGAGCCGCACAAAGACTAATCGATGTCATTAATGACGAAAACAATAGAGGTTATGTAGTCGTTCAAGCTGTTGAAAGCCTATTTAGGATTATTGATCGAGGTATTACTGATAGAGAGAACACTGAGCAATTAAAAGAAATAAAGGAATCTCTTAACGCCCTCGAAGGGGGGAAAGTTGTTGATGTTTGATCGTTAAGACTGTATGGATTAATGCTCTAAAAATTAATCCTTAACGTAATCCACCTGAACATATCTAACAGGTTGTTCAACATTCCTAACGTTATATTTTGAAAAGACTTTCAACGAGTCCTTCAACTACCTTGCAGAAGAAATCCAAATCAAGAGTATCAACAGTATCTGTTGGCTCGTGATAATGAGGATTTCTCAAGAATGACGTATCAGTAATCATCATTGCGTTATATCCTTCGTCCCAAAAAGGACTGTGATCACTCAAGCGCACATCAGGTAAAACATCCCCTTTTAAAGGGACAGGTAGTACTTTATTCATTTAATGCCTGATTGAACTAGTTCAGCTATAACGAGCAGGTATTTACATATCTTTAATGCGCCGTTTTTTTCTTCTTGCACTAACAGCTGGAATTTCTATCCCAATAGTTGCTTGTAGTCCAAAGAAGCAAACATCCCTTGAACCTGTGGTAATAGAAACCCTTATTAGGGCATCTGAATCGTGGAATGGAGATTCTTTTGGCTATCCAAAAGGGCAAGCAGAAATGAAACTTGAAAAAATAACCGCACAACCAGGTTTTAAAACACCTCTTCATTTACATCCACAGCCTGGGATTATTTATGTACAGAAAGGAACTCTTTATTGTGAAACTAGTGATGGACAATCCTTGACGATAGGTGCTGGTGAAAGCTTCGCTTCATCCCAGGACACTGCTCATTATTGTCAAAACATTGGTGATGAAGAGATGGTGGTTTTTAGTGCCTCAGCAGGAGCTAAAGGCAAGAAAACAACTGTCCCTACTGAATAAATAAACGATTTCTGATTAAATAAAGAAGGTTGACAGCCGATTGCTATAGGAATCAGTGGGGCTGACTTAGGTCAGTCCTTTTTTATGTATCAACGTATTTTTTAATACTGCAGAATTTTTTTGAGCTATTAGATTTATTTGAATTATTTAAATCATATGAATTCAGCTCTTACCAAAGCCTCAAATATCAAGTTAAACAGATTCTCCAAGATTGCTCTTACATTGACCTCCTCAACTTTCTTCCTTTATGGATTGGGGCAAGCACCGATCTTCAAGAATTTCCTTGCTAGTGCTTTCTCTTGCTCGGGTGCAGGTTAATCAAACTTGCGATCTCAAATCAAATAATGAATTGGGCTGACTAAGGTCAGTCCTTTTTTATGTGATGCCGATTGAAGTAGCAACAAAGGACCCAATAGACTCAAATATTTTAACTATTTCCTCTTGTTGATGATTGTCGCTGGGATGCCTTCGAAGAATATAAAAAAGCAATAATCAATAGTAACCATATACCTCCTGCTAAAAAGAAAATAGGAGCATCATTAAATAACTCAATTGAAAAAATACTTCTTGCTATTGGTATTAAACCAATAGAGACAAAAGTAATTCCTGAAAGGTATGCGATTTGAGATTTATTCATTATCTTAGCCTTAGATTATATATAGATTATTGTTCTGGCAAAGGATCTGATGTTGATATTTCCTTTTCTTTTTCAGGAGTATTTTCTGGATCTGCCTTTAACCTTGTAATTCCAAAATCATCTTTACCAAAAGCAAAAAATGCTATACCTAATATGAAAAATGCTGCAATAGCTATTAATGGGAGCATGTGATTCATGAGAATATGAATTATTTATATATTGATTTTCTGTATTATTAGTCCTTAGGATTTATAACTTTATATTGATGTGATTTATAATTATATATTATGCACTTTATTTACAATTCTTGGTTTTATAAATAGGAAACTAACTTAGGGTTTATTACAATTCTAAGATCTTATTGATTCTCCTCTTGTGATTAATTTGTCATAAGAGGTGATCAAAAAAGATTTTTGATTCCTATAGATCACCAGCAGACTATAAGAAAATTTAGATATTTTAATTTTTAAATAATTTCTTTCTAATTAAGTTGACTCTTTACTAGAAAGGACCAAGACTGATTTTTATTTATATTTTTAATATTAAGAGTTCTTATTTTGTAGCATTTTTATTTAAAAAAGGTTCCCATTTTACAATGGGCTTCATTCTTCCAGCCTTTTCAAATTAAATAACTATAATAAATTCTTATAAAGAATTGAAGGCGAAATCTATTCTTATGTCTTTAGCTTTTTTTTACTGCTTATCAATTTTGCTTTTATTTGTAATATTTTTTACTTATACATCAACTTATTTCGCAAGAAGGCAGACAAAGTTTGTACATAAGGTAAAGGTAGAAATGATCAAGACTCATTTAGAACAAACATACAATCTGAGTACCTTTAAAGACTCAGTGCATCAATAATTAAATCTTCTAAGGTGTTATCAATACTGATGAGCAAGATCTCTTTTACATATTAAAATCATTTTAATTAAACTTTCATTACAAGGATTTATTAATTCCCAAGTTGTAAATCGGAATTAATAGAATTTATTGAGACTTATCTTCTTTCTTTTCAACAGGTTGAAATTCTTCGACAGGCTGAGTCTCTTCAACAGGCTGAGTCTCTTCGACAGGTTGAACTTCTTCGACAGGCTGGGTCTCTTCAACAGATTGATTTCCTTTAAAAAGTTCAGAAATTTTGTCGCTAATTCTCTTTGAAAGTTCAGCGATTTTCTGACTTATCTCTTTTAAATATTCAGAAAGTTTTTGGAGAAAGTTTTTCATTGGTTAAAAACACCTATAAAAATCAGATAACCTTATAAAGATTGCAGACTCATATAAACATTTTTAATAAAGAGTGTCACTGGACGCTAATACTCAAAAAAATGCAGTTGTGCTTTTTTGTCGCTCAAATAATTAATTCGGATACATATGGCGTTCAGAATAATATCCTTGCTCTCTTCTTTACTTACTCTTATATGTCTAATTCGTACTTTTCATTAAATGAATTAACTCACAATATATCTATAGATCGTAGTTAAAAAAAATGACTCTTGAGATTTCAGAAATTGTTCTCGCCAAATCATTTTTGGTCTTAGGCTTACTAGCGTTTGCTTGTATCGGATTCGCATCGTTAGTTAATCAAAAACAAAAAGTAGCTGCTGTTAAATAAGCCTATACTCTACTTTTTAATACAGCAATCCCTGCTGAAAAGAACCAAGTAGTTAGTCTCCTTTTTTATGTCTCCTCATAAAGGTCCTCAAATAATTAGATACTGCGTCGTTACATCAACAGCCGCATTGATCGGGCTTGCAATTGGGTTAATTAATTAGGAATAGAGAAAGACGCAACGTCTACCTATAAAAGTTTAAAACTATTCATCTTTAAGTAAAAAATAATCATTCTTGTCTTGTTGATTTTGCTAGGTTTAAAAAATGGAATTTTCTTTTAATTTTGCTTCAACGTCCACATCAATTGCAATGATAGGAGCTCTCTTGTCATTCGCAGGTGTTGGTTTATTGATTTTAGTTTTAAGTGAAAGAATGTTTCATGGGCTTAGTAAATTAATTTTATTTTTTGGCCAGCAAGTCCTTACAGCTCGAAGATTGTTTTCCAATAAATATATTGAAGAAAATAAAGCTTCAAATAATCAACTTT
The sequence above is drawn from the Prochlorococcus marinus str. MIT 1013 genome and encodes:
- a CDS encoding cupin domain-containing protein codes for the protein MRRFFLLALTAGISIPIVACSPKKQTSLEPVVIETLIRASESWNGDSFGYPKGQAEMKLEKITAQPGFKTPLHLHPQPGIIYVQKGTLYCETSDGQSLTIGAGESFASSQDTAHYCQNIGDEEMVVFSASAGAKGKKTTVPTE
- a CDS encoding helix-turn-helix domain-containing protein: MFILNLEIKRTRINRFRSYGWSWKKIADVYGVSPTTVRRWSMG
- a CDS encoding SDR family oxidoreductase gives rise to the protein MTVNQRKVLVTGASGYIALHCILELLNNGYEVKGSLRDLKRENEVRKSLGIEFNNNNLEFCKLDLLNDEGWDDAASDCDYLFHIASPCFVEEPKHENELITPALEGTLRALKAAHKSKIKKVVLTSSMGAIAYGHNKSYCNANDWTDTSKDVGAYIKSKTIAEKAAWDFVDNQTDESFSMTTIHPGMVFGPLLSNDIEGISASLITKMITGKFPALPDIYFTVVDVRDVAKLHVQSLTNHHSDHKRIIATSQKGIPFLEISEILRELGFNKSPKSLVPTQVINSLAMFNRDMKSTSSMIKRGRYGADIAETISIFDWEPTPFKKTLEDMTSSLKTILN
- a CDS encoding prepilin-type N-terminal cleavage/methylation domain-containing protein; translation: MDLKDLSQEEGFSLIELVVVVSVLAVLASIGIPTFNCFQRQAKATAALAAMKQIQTECLITKLSEKNSYEFIQSNLNSYQIQSDGSNSCDGESGTGLISAIPTDTNLLPTFVLALSSNELSYSFKGQTGTDLTDCFALICSNAAPNPDPDPDPDPDPDPDPDPDPDPDPDPDPDPDPDPDPDPDPDPDPDPDPDPDPDPDPDPDPGGGLPPGTQVRYRNIYGNNGLADDGGEMWNGGYDNLPTGCRMLLPDSTTWEACPDGCERTPGGNGEGTCP
- a CDS encoding GIY-YIG nuclease family protein; this encodes MNEGIVYVLTNPAMPGVVKIGRTGREIGARLSDLYTTGVPLPFECEYAARVKDQNEVESAFHLAFGPYRVNPRREFFNIEPEQAITLLRLMALEDVTPEVQQEAESVDINAKTSTEKFKRTRRKQMNLWTMGLMGEEIVFRDGVTKAKIAYDGWIEPEGYKAEDGEISLTRYTKELLGVPRDVRPAPYWTYKGERLSDIYEQWANAGFPDRSGQKPQKIN
- a CDS encoding cytochrome oxidase, which encodes MTIKNKSKGIVPWDYQIGDENYQIEPWILKKGKEYVTIEKDKNNKGFFQLQKDEEKRLSLNASQAKLTYHQLIEFGYKLRKPKIEITSKD
- a CDS encoding M28 family peptidase, which gives rise to MNKVLPVPLKGDVLPDVRLSDHSPFWDEGYNAMMITDTSFLRNPHYHEPTDTVDTLDLDFFCKVVEGLVESLFKI
- a CDS encoding prepilin-type N-terminal cleavage/methylation domain-containing protein; its protein translation is MDKSLKLKLLRNIFAKESQEGFSLIELVVVVSVLAVLASIGIPTFNCFQRKAQATTALAAMKQIQTECQINKSNTGNTDTFTSSNLNSYQIQSDGSNSCS